One Sphingomicrobium sp. XHP0239 DNA segment encodes these proteins:
- a CDS encoding GNAT family N-acetyltransferase, translating into MGAHPAPRLSTERLILRGFVAEDFDAIYAYHQHPEVYRFFGPEPIGREELWRRTLASVGGWTVNGIGGWMVERRDEGDVIGTVAIFDSLRGKGWDGEAELGYIFAAPMHGQGYAGEACRAALMWFDAERGGDLYAMIDPRNASSHRLAERLGFAAERRFDYQGEELVLLKRPAPSD; encoded by the coding sequence TTGGGCGCGCATCCCGCGCCTCGGCTATCGACCGAACGTCTGATCCTTCGCGGCTTCGTCGCGGAGGATTTCGACGCGATATACGCCTATCACCAGCATCCGGAGGTGTACCGCTTCTTTGGGCCTGAACCCATCGGGCGCGAGGAATTGTGGCGGCGAACGCTCGCGAGCGTCGGCGGCTGGACCGTCAACGGCATCGGCGGGTGGATGGTCGAGCGGCGTGACGAAGGCGACGTGATCGGAACGGTCGCGATCTTCGACAGTCTGCGAGGCAAGGGCTGGGACGGCGAGGCCGAGCTCGGCTACATCTTCGCCGCGCCGATGCACGGGCAGGGCTATGCCGGTGAGGCATGCCGCGCCGCCCTGATGTGGTTCGACGCCGAACGGGGCGGCGATCTCTATGCGATGATCGACCCCCGAAACGCATCCTCGCACCGGCTGGCCGAGCGCCTCGGTTTCGCGGCGGAGCGGCGCTTCGATTACCAGGGCGAGGAGCTCGTGCTGCTGAAACGGCCCGCACCGAGCGATTAG
- the rpmE gene encoding 50S ribosomal protein L31: protein MKTDTHPDYHIINVEMTDGTKFQTRSTWGAEGDTLALDIDPKTHPAWTGGTRKAAQGGQVERFNKRFGGLSLSKKS, encoded by the coding sequence ATGAAAACCGACACGCATCCCGATTATCACATCATCAACGTCGAAATGACCGACGGTACCAAGTTCCAGACCCGCTCGACCTGGGGCGCCGAGGGCGACACGCTCGCGCTCGACATCGATCCCAAGACGCACCCGGCCTGGACCGGCGGTACGCGCAAGGCGGCACAGGGCGGCCAGGTCGAACGCTTCAACAAGCGTTTCGGCGGTCTGAGCCTCTCCAAGAAGAGCTAG
- a CDS encoding fatty acid desaturase has protein sequence MNDDPALSRDAERQTCTGLTLAILIIGAWTGGHVAGVWFLVAWEQPVLAMALFVIQTWLSVGLFIVAHDAMHGSLAPGLERVNRGIGTLALRLYMGFSYARLHPKHHAHHDHVGTAEDPDFDPAHPQSAPRWYMTFMGRYLDWYVFWTTGGVVTLYVIALYLVGGVERAVHILFWAGPSLAASVQLFYFGTYRPHRHRDGETFADHHNSRSNDFPVWASLLSCFHFGYHHEHHLSPATPWWRLPGERAKRRTS, from the coding sequence GTGAACGACGATCCCGCCCTTTCCCGCGATGCCGAGCGCCAGACGTGCACCGGCCTGACGCTCGCGATCCTCATCATCGGGGCGTGGACGGGCGGGCATGTCGCGGGTGTCTGGTTCCTGGTGGCGTGGGAGCAGCCGGTTCTGGCGATGGCGCTGTTCGTGATCCAGACCTGGTTGTCGGTGGGGCTGTTCATCGTCGCGCACGACGCGATGCACGGCAGCCTCGCGCCCGGACTGGAGCGCGTCAATCGCGGGATCGGGACGCTGGCGCTGCGCCTCTACATGGGGTTCAGCTATGCGCGGTTGCATCCCAAGCATCACGCCCACCACGATCATGTGGGAACGGCGGAGGATCCCGATTTCGACCCTGCGCATCCGCAAAGCGCGCCGCGCTGGTACATGACGTTCATGGGCCGATATCTGGATTGGTATGTGTTCTGGACCACCGGGGGCGTCGTGACGCTTTATGTCATCGCGCTCTACCTTGTGGGCGGTGTCGAGCGGGCGGTGCATATCCTGTTCTGGGCAGGCCCGTCGCTGGCGGCGTCGGTGCAGCTTTTCTACTTCGGAACCTATCGCCCCCATCGGCACCGCGACGGTGAGACCTTCGCGGACCATCATAACAGCCGATCCAACGATTTTCCCGTGTGGGCCAGCCTATTGAGCTGTTTCCATTTCGGCTATCACCACGAACATCATCTCTCGCCCGCGACGCCGTGGTGGCGCCTGCCGGGCGAACGGGCCAAGCGAAGGACGTCATGA
- a CDS encoding glycoside hydrolase family 15 protein has protein sequence MKDRPNLDLWPIGNCQVSALIDNEAGMVWGCQPQVDGDPLFCSLLGPEASGERDQPRGEWRMCLENQVSAEPRFVRNAPILVTRLTDAEGDELDVIDFCPRYMSSGRLYRPVAFARIVRPVKGSPRLRVLLNPATNWGSHDANRTRGSNHVRYEMAPAPLRLSTDAPIGRVLDGRGFRVEKDHAFFLGTDESFRGRIGSTVARMLERTERHWMNWVRGLAIPLDWQEMVIRCAITLKLCQHEETGAIVAALTTSIPEAPGSERNWDYRYCWVRDAYYTVQALNRLGALDVLEQYLAYLRDIVDAAGEGKVQPLYGVGGEAQLDEGVAEALGGYRGMGPVRKGNAAFEQEQHDAYGQIVLSNAQAFFDRRLFRAGNEADFHALEKVGEKALARFDQPDAGLWEFRTRASVHTYSSVMCWAAADRLASIAGELGIEDRATYWREAAERMRGVIEDRAWQEEAGRFSAIFDGDELDASLLQLVDMRFLDADDPKFLATMDAVEQRLRKGEHMLRYATEDDFGLPETAFNFCTFWLIEALHRCGRDDEALELFETMLDRLTPAGLLSEDTDFASGELWGNYPQTYSLVGLINCAKLLSRPWSAVR, from the coding sequence ATGAAGGACCGGCCCAACCTCGACCTGTGGCCGATCGGCAATTGCCAGGTGTCCGCGCTGATCGACAACGAGGCGGGCATGGTATGGGGATGCCAGCCGCAGGTGGACGGCGATCCGCTGTTCTGTTCGCTGCTCGGCCCGGAAGCGTCCGGCGAACGCGATCAGCCGCGCGGCGAGTGGCGGATGTGCCTTGAGAACCAGGTGTCGGCCGAACCGCGGTTCGTTCGCAACGCGCCGATCCTCGTCACCCGGCTGACCGATGCGGAAGGGGACGAGCTCGACGTCATCGACTTCTGCCCGCGGTACATGTCGTCCGGGCGGCTGTATCGTCCCGTGGCGTTTGCGCGGATCGTGCGCCCGGTAAAGGGATCGCCGCGACTGCGCGTCTTGCTCAATCCCGCGACGAACTGGGGCAGCCATGACGCCAACCGGACGCGGGGCAGCAATCATGTCCGCTACGAAATGGCGCCCGCGCCGCTTCGGCTGTCGACCGACGCGCCGATCGGGCGTGTCCTCGACGGGCGCGGTTTCCGGGTCGAAAAGGACCACGCCTTCTTCCTCGGTACCGACGAGAGTTTCCGGGGGCGGATCGGCAGCACGGTGGCGCGGATGCTCGAGCGGACCGAGCGGCACTGGATGAACTGGGTGCGCGGCCTGGCGATCCCGCTGGACTGGCAGGAGATGGTGATCCGCTGCGCCATCACGCTGAAGCTGTGCCAGCACGAGGAGACGGGGGCGATCGTCGCGGCGCTGACCACCTCGATCCCCGAGGCGCCGGGTTCGGAGCGCAACTGGGACTATCGCTACTGCTGGGTGCGCGATGCCTATTATACGGTCCAGGCGCTCAACCGGCTGGGCGCACTCGACGTGCTCGAACAGTATCTGGCCTACCTGCGCGATATCGTCGACGCGGCGGGGGAGGGGAAGGTCCAGCCGCTCTACGGCGTCGGCGGGGAGGCGCAGCTCGACGAAGGGGTGGCCGAGGCGCTCGGCGGCTATCGCGGCATGGGGCCGGTGCGCAAGGGCAATGCGGCGTTCGAACAGGAACAGCATGACGCCTACGGACAGATCGTGCTGTCGAACGCGCAGGCCTTTTTCGACCGGCGGCTGTTCCGTGCGGGCAACGAGGCGGATTTCCACGCGCTCGAGAAAGTCGGCGAGAAGGCGCTGGCGCGGTTCGACCAGCCCGACGCGGGATTGTGGGAATTCCGCACGCGCGCGTCGGTGCATACCTATTCGAGCGTGATGTGCTGGGCGGCGGCCGACCGGCTGGCGAGCATCGCGGGCGAACTGGGGATCGAGGACCGCGCGACCTACTGGCGCGAGGCGGCGGAGCGGATGCGCGGCGTGATCGAAGATCGCGCCTGGCAGGAAGAAGCGGGGCGTTTCTCCGCAATCTTCGACGGGGACGAACTGGACGCGAGCCTGTTGCAACTGGTCGACATGCGGTTTCTCGATGCCGACGATCCCAAGTTCCTCGCCACGATGGATGCGGTCGAACAGCGGCTTCGCAAGGGCGAGCACATGCTTCGCTATGCCACCGAAGATGATTTCGGACTGCCCGAGACGGCGTTCAATTTCTGCACCTTCTGGCTGATCGAGGCGCTGCACCGCTGCGGCCGCGACGACGAGGCGCTCGAACTCTTCGAGACGATGCTCGATAGGCTGACCCCCGCGGGGCTGTTGTCCGAGGACACCGATTTCGCGAGCGGCGAATTGTGGGGCAATTATCCGCAGACCTATTCGCTCGTCGGACTGATCAACTGCGCGAAGCTCCTGTCGCGGCCGTGGAGTGCGGTACGGTGA
- a CDS encoding alpha,alpha-trehalose-phosphate synthase (UDP-forming) produces MSRLVVVSNRVAIPDPQGEKGAQGGLAVALDEALAQSKGLWFGWSGNTASSYTGEVNCTEVGGVTFATVDLGEKQVDEYYNGYANRTLWPLFHYRLGLADFDNAFGKRYEAVNAALAAALAPMIRPDDRIWIHDYHFIPMADELRKLGISNKIGFFLHTPWPPHRLLQALPYHQRLVRTMLAYDLIGFQSDDWRESFLHYCERELDANVEGTQLTHEGRSLCCMTFPIGIDADAFADMVKTPEAQATLIRTRDNVPGKIIVGVDRLDYSKGLIERFEGYRTLLEREDWHNKVTLLQIAPPSRAQVRAYKEIRGKLDALSGRINGQYARVDWVPIRYVNRGYSREQLAGIFHGSHVGLVTSLRDGMNLVAKEYVAAQDPDDPGVLILSQFTGAAAQMDAALPVNPHAKIDIAKQIDRALTMSRDERVERWQTLFAGLQREDVHWWAREYLSALGKC; encoded by the coding sequence GTGAGCCGGCTGGTCGTCGTTTCCAACCGGGTCGCGATCCCCGATCCGCAGGGGGAGAAGGGCGCACAGGGAGGCCTGGCGGTAGCTCTCGACGAGGCGCTCGCCCAGTCGAAGGGCCTGTGGTTCGGATGGTCGGGGAACACCGCGAGCAGCTATACGGGCGAGGTGAATTGTACCGAGGTCGGTGGTGTGACCTTCGCCACGGTCGATCTGGGCGAGAAGCAGGTCGATGAATATTATAACGGCTATGCCAACCGAACGTTATGGCCGCTGTTCCATTACCGGCTGGGGCTTGCGGATTTCGACAATGCGTTCGGCAAGCGATACGAGGCGGTCAACGCCGCCCTCGCCGCCGCGCTGGCCCCGATGATCAGACCGGACGACCGCATCTGGATCCACGATTACCATTTCATTCCGATGGCGGACGAGCTGCGAAAGCTCGGTATATCCAACAAGATCGGCTTCTTTCTTCATACCCCGTGGCCGCCCCACCGGCTGCTGCAGGCGTTGCCCTATCACCAGCGGCTGGTGCGGACGATGCTGGCCTACGACCTCATCGGTTTCCAGTCGGACGACTGGCGCGAGAGTTTCCTCCATTATTGCGAGCGGGAACTGGACGCGAATGTCGAGGGCACGCAACTGACCCACGAGGGTCGCTCGCTCTGTTGCATGACCTTTCCCATCGGGATCGATGCCGATGCCTTCGCCGACATGGTCAAAACGCCCGAAGCGCAGGCGACGTTGATCCGGACCCGCGACAATGTGCCGGGCAAGATCATCGTGGGGGTCGATCGGCTCGACTATTCCAAGGGACTGATCGAACGGTTCGAAGGCTATCGCACCCTGCTGGAACGCGAGGATTGGCACAACAAGGTCACCCTGTTGCAGATCGCGCCTCCATCGCGCGCTCAAGTACGCGCCTACAAGGAAATCCGCGGGAAGCTGGACGCGCTGTCGGGACGGATCAACGGGCAGTATGCGCGCGTCGACTGGGTGCCCATCCGGTACGTCAATCGCGGCTATTCGCGCGAACAGCTGGCCGGGATCTTTCACGGATCGCACGTGGGTCTCGTCACCTCGCTTCGCGACGGCATGAACCTCGTCGCGAAGGAGTATGTCGCGGCGCAGGATCCCGACGATCCGGGGGTCCTGATCCTGTCGCAGTTCACGGGGGCGGCCGCGCAGATGGACGCCGCGCTGCCCGTCAATCCGCACGCCAAGATCGACATCGCCAAGCAGATCGATCGCGCGCTGACGATGAGCCGCGACGAGCGGGTGGAGCGATGGCAGACATTGTTCGCAGGGCTGCAGCGCGAGGACGTGCACTGGTGGGCGCGGGAATATCTCTCCGCGCTCGGGAAATGTTGA
- a CDS encoding acyl-CoA dehydrogenase, which produces MLQKSNAKTLVPFAWDDPFALEDQLTDEERMVRDTAHAYAQEKLLPHVAKAFNEETFDPDIMPQMGELGMLGATVPEEYGGAGLGYVSYGLIAREVERVDSGYRSACSVQSSLVMHPINAYGSEEQKRTYLPKLATGEWVGCFGLTEPDAGSDPGGMRTRAKKVDGGFVLNGAKMWITNSPIADVFVVWAKSDAHDGKIRGFVLEKGMKGLSAPQVKEKLSLRASITGQIVMEDVEVGEDALLPDVEGLKGPFGCLNVARYGISWGVMGSAEACFTAARSYQLDRNQFGRPLAANQIPQLKMADMVTEIGLGLQASLRVGRLLDDGKLTPEMISIVKRNNCGKALAIARVARDMLGGNGISSEYPVMRHMLNLETVNTYEGTHDVHALILGRAITGISAF; this is translated from the coding sequence ATGCTTCAGAAATCGAACGCCAAGACCCTCGTGCCTTTCGCATGGGACGATCCCTTCGCCCTCGAAGACCAGCTTACCGACGAAGAGCGCATGGTCCGCGATACCGCGCATGCCTACGCGCAGGAAAAGCTGCTTCCCCATGTCGCGAAGGCGTTCAACGAGGAAACTTTCGATCCCGACATCATGCCGCAGATGGGCGAACTGGGCATGCTCGGCGCCACGGTGCCGGAAGAATATGGCGGCGCGGGCCTCGGCTATGTCAGCTACGGGCTGATCGCGCGCGAGGTCGAGCGCGTCGACAGCGGCTATCGCAGCGCCTGTTCGGTCCAGTCGAGCCTCGTGATGCACCCCATCAACGCCTATGGCTCCGAAGAGCAGAAGCGCACGTATCTGCCCAAACTGGCGACCGGCGAATGGGTCGGCTGCTTCGGCCTCACCGAACCCGACGCGGGCAGCGATCCCGGCGGGATGCGCACGCGCGCCAAGAAGGTCGATGGCGGCTTTGTCCTCAATGGTGCGAAAATGTGGATCACCAATTCGCCCATCGCCGACGTCTTCGTCGTCTGGGCCAAATCTGATGCGCACGACGGCAAGATCCGCGGCTTCGTTCTGGAAAAGGGGATGAAGGGCCTGTCCGCGCCGCAGGTGAAGGAAAAGCTGTCCCTTCGCGCCTCGATCACCGGACAGATCGTGATGGAGGATGTCGAGGTCGGAGAGGATGCGCTGCTCCCCGACGTCGAGGGTCTGAAGGGGCCGTTCGGCTGTCTCAATGTCGCTCGATACGGGATCTCGTGGGGCGTGATGGGGTCGGCGGAAGCCTGCTTCACCGCGGCACGCAGTTACCAGCTCGATCGCAACCAGTTCGGGCGCCCGCTCGCCGCCAACCAGATCCCGCAGCTCAAGATGGCCGACATGGTCACCGAAATCGGCCTCGGCCTTCAGGCGAGCCTGCGGGTCGGGCGGCTGCTCGACGACGGGAAATTGACACCCGAGATGATCTCGATCGTGAAACGCAACAACTGCGGGAAGGCACTGGCGATCGCCCGCGTCGCGCGCGACATGCTCGGCGGCAACGGTATTTCGTCCGAATATCCGGTGATGCGCCACATGCTGAACCTCGAAACGGTCAACACCTACGAGGGCACGCACGACGTCCACGCGCTCATCCTCGGACGCGCGATCACGGGGATTTCGGCTTTCTAA
- a CDS encoding TonB-dependent receptor plug domain-containing protein, translating into MPIIAFLAASVQPAPEPAIDPQQVSPIVVTTSREEEALPDAEPVTLLDDTTVEALAPARHTDLLRLFPSASLSETGSPGSQAQLRIRGAEANQTLLFVGGIKANDPAASNEARFELLGLPLGNALELVRGPRSALWGAEAIGGVVAVRPGIGTDGSRIRAEAGSDGFLRADAATRLGSFDLSAGYQRADGFDSFDGNGDKDGYSNLSAAVSGTIGLGAIDLELSAFGIEGTSEYDGFDPLTFLRADTRDVTDNRLGAARVGLAGDAGAGWSFEADASFLASSNDNRLDDVFLNRTSAERLATGAQALHEGRLGRFRSETILALRHETEWYRARDDQYGGATDQERQRGNTAAAIEWSLEGAAIRPELAVRHDIFTDFADATSVQIGLSGEAARQLTLFARYGTGIAQPSFTDLYGFFPGSFVGNPDLAPERSRGGEIGGLFGSRGGNHIALSLFDQTLTDEIVSTFDSTTFLSGAANSEIDSRRRGIEVEGHVRLASFLTAGANYSYLDASEGSVADAALDEVRRPDHRAALILTGERDDLTIGATLAYVGARFDTDFDRFPAETLRLDPYVLADARIAYRWTDALSLSLRGRNLFDTRYQDVIGYRTAGRGLYAGLDLRL; encoded by the coding sequence GTGCCCATCATCGCCTTCCTGGCCGCCTCCGTTCAGCCGGCGCCCGAACCCGCTATCGACCCGCAACAGGTCTCGCCCATCGTGGTCACGACGTCGCGAGAGGAAGAAGCCCTTCCCGACGCCGAACCCGTCACGCTGCTCGACGACACGACGGTCGAAGCGTTGGCACCCGCACGCCACACCGACCTGTTGCGCCTCTTCCCGTCCGCCTCGTTGTCGGAAACCGGCTCGCCAGGCTCGCAAGCACAACTGCGGATCCGCGGAGCAGAAGCGAACCAGACCCTCCTGTTCGTCGGGGGGATCAAGGCCAACGACCCCGCCGCGTCCAACGAGGCTCGCTTCGAATTGCTCGGCCTCCCGCTCGGCAATGCGCTCGAACTCGTGCGCGGACCCCGTTCCGCGCTGTGGGGTGCCGAGGCGATCGGCGGGGTCGTGGCCGTCCGGCCTGGCATCGGCACTGACGGATCGCGCATCCGGGCCGAGGCGGGAAGCGATGGTTTCCTACGCGCCGACGCCGCGACACGCCTCGGCAGCTTCGATCTGAGTGCGGGTTATCAGCGCGCCGACGGTTTCGACAGTTTCGATGGAAACGGCGATAAAGACGGCTATTCGAACCTATCTGCTGCGGTGTCCGGCACCATCGGCCTCGGCGCCATCGACCTTGAACTGTCGGCCTTCGGGATCGAAGGGACCAGCGAATATGATGGCTTCGACCCCCTCACCTTCCTCCGCGCCGACACGCGCGACGTCACCGACAACCGCCTCGGCGCTGCAAGAGTAGGTCTTGCCGGCGACGCAGGCGCGGGTTGGTCGTTCGAGGCCGACGCCAGTTTCCTCGCCTCGTCGAACGACAATCGGTTGGACGACGTCTTCCTCAATCGCACCAGCGCCGAGCGGCTCGCCACGGGTGCGCAGGCGCTGCACGAAGGCCGACTCGGTCGATTTCGCTCCGAGACCATCCTTGCGCTTCGCCATGAAACCGAATGGTACCGCGCGCGCGACGACCAATATGGAGGCGCGACCGACCAAGAGCGTCAACGAGGCAATACCGCCGCCGCGATCGAATGGAGCCTCGAAGGGGCAGCCATTCGCCCCGAACTCGCCGTGCGTCACGACATCTTCACCGATTTTGCGGACGCGACCAGCGTTCAGATCGGCCTTTCCGGCGAGGCCGCTCGACAGCTCACTTTGTTCGCTCGCTACGGCACCGGCATCGCGCAGCCCAGCTTCACCGATCTCTACGGCTTCTTCCCCGGCAGCTTTGTCGGCAACCCCGACCTCGCGCCCGAACGCAGCCGCGGCGGGGAGATCGGGGGACTGTTCGGGAGCCGCGGGGGGAACCATATCGCGCTGTCTCTCTTTGACCAGACGCTCACCGACGAGATCGTCTCGACGTTCGATTCGACGACCTTTCTGTCGGGCGCGGCCAATAGCGAGATCGACAGCCGCCGCCGCGGGATCGAGGTCGAGGGCCATGTTCGGCTGGCATCCTTCCTGACCGCCGGCGCGAACTACAGCTATCTCGATGCTAGCGAGGGAAGCGTTGCGGACGCCGCACTCGACGAGGTCCGCCGACCCGATCATCGCGCCGCCCTGATACTGACCGGCGAGCGCGACGACCTCACCATCGGGGCCACACTCGCGTACGTCGGCGCGCGGTTCGACACCGACTTCGATCGGTTTCCTGCCGAAACGCTACGGCTCGATCCCTACGTGCTCGCCGACGCGCGGATCGCTTACCGATGGACCGATGCGCTGTCCTTGTCGCTGCGCGGTCGCAACCTGTTCGACACGCGCTATCAGGATGTGATCGGCTATCGAACCGCCGGGAGGGGCTTATATGCCGGTCTCGATCTTCGCCTCTAG
- a CDS encoding FMN-binding glutamate synthase family protein, with amino-acid sequence MNVADAGTWLAFAFIWALGIGVLIVAVLFVIDVTQTSDAVRRNFPVIGRFRKLFSSLGEFFRQYFFAMDREEMPFNRAQRDWVYRSADGKGNVRPFGSTKNLQPVGTPIFVNSAWPALDEEAVEASPLIIGPGAARPYEAPSFFNMSSMSYGSLSKPAIRALSLGTAKAGCWMSTGEGGLAPAHLEGGGDIVFQIGTAKYGVRDEDGNLDEDKLKSIASHPEVKMIELKLAQGAKPGKGGILPAHKVTEEIAAIRHIPVNKDSISPNRHLDIANDQQLLDQIERLRRVSGLPVGIKTVLGDDGWLDGFFAAINQRGQECAPDFITIDGGDGGTGAAPMPLMDNVGMVAHESLPLTVHLRRKHGLQDRIRIVVSGKMITPSDVAWALATGTDFVNAARGFMFSIGCIQAMKCHTNHCPTGVTTHNKRLQRGLVPEEKSTKVANFVAQMRKEVNIIAHSCGVSSPRDLKPHHVRIVCPDGRSRRMDELHPDPVRQT; translated from the coding sequence ATGAACGTGGCGGATGCCGGCACCTGGCTCGCTTTCGCCTTTATCTGGGCACTGGGGATCGGGGTGCTGATCGTTGCCGTCCTGTTCGTGATCGACGTCACGCAGACCTCGGATGCGGTGCGTCGCAATTTCCCGGTGATCGGGCGATTCCGGAAGCTGTTCAGTTCGCTCGGGGAGTTCTTCCGCCAGTATTTTTTCGCGATGGACCGCGAGGAGATGCCGTTCAACCGGGCGCAGCGGGACTGGGTATATCGTTCGGCAGACGGCAAGGGGAACGTGCGGCCGTTCGGATCGACCAAGAACCTGCAGCCGGTGGGAACCCCGATCTTCGTCAATTCGGCGTGGCCCGCCCTGGATGAGGAAGCGGTCGAGGCGTCGCCGCTGATCATCGGGCCGGGGGCCGCGCGGCCCTACGAGGCGCCCAGCTTCTTCAACATGAGTTCGATGAGCTACGGGTCGTTGTCCAAGCCGGCGATCCGCGCGTTGTCGCTGGGAACGGCGAAGGCGGGCTGCTGGATGTCGACGGGGGAGGGCGGTCTCGCGCCCGCGCACCTCGAGGGAGGCGGCGATATCGTCTTTCAGATCGGAACGGCGAAATATGGCGTGCGCGACGAGGACGGCAATCTCGACGAGGACAAATTGAAGTCGATCGCTTCCCATCCGGAAGTGAAGATGATCGAACTGAAGCTGGCGCAGGGAGCCAAGCCGGGGAAGGGCGGGATCCTGCCGGCGCACAAGGTTACCGAGGAAATCGCAGCGATCCGGCACATTCCGGTGAACAAGGACAGCATCTCGCCCAACCGTCACCTCGACATCGCGAACGATCAGCAACTGCTCGACCAGATCGAACGGTTGCGGCGTGTGTCGGGGTTGCCGGTAGGAATCAAGACCGTGCTGGGCGACGACGGATGGCTCGACGGCTTCTTTGCGGCGATCAACCAGCGCGGGCAGGAGTGCGCGCCCGATTTCATTACCATCGACGGCGGTGATGGCGGGACCGGCGCCGCGCCGATGCCGTTGATGGACAATGTCGGCATGGTCGCGCACGAATCCCTGCCGCTGACGGTGCACCTGCGCCGCAAGCACGGGTTGCAGGACCGTATCCGCATCGTCGTTTCCGGCAAGATGATCACGCCGTCGGACGTCGCATGGGCGCTGGCGACGGGAACGGATTTCGTCAATGCGGCGCGCGGGTTCATGTTCTCGATCGGCTGCATCCAGGCGATGAAGTGCCACACCAATCACTGCCCCACGGGCGTGACGACCCACAACAAGCGGCTGCAGCGTGGACTGGTGCCCGAGGAGAAATCGACGAAAGTTGCCAATTTCGTCGCTCAGATGCGCAAGGAAGTGAACATCATCGCACACAGTTGCGGCGTGTCGTCCCCCCGCGATCTGAAGCCGCACCATGTTCGGATCGTCTGCCCCGATGGGCGCTCGCGGCGGATGGACGAGCTGCACCCCGATCCGGTGCGACAGACCTGA
- the otsB gene encoding trehalose-phosphatase: MSRASRSARGKDRLLLDRSSDLPPPPAALLDGASLFLDFDGTLAGFEDDPEAVFLTEAEQARLSALYERLDGRLCIISGRALSSLEQRIGDDRIALVGSHGLERRIDGRTESPDDGQPGLAAASAKIAAIAADEGVRFEDKTFGAALHFRECPDKQAELHEVIVRLAARYGLEVQDGNHVIEVRLPGGTKGDALDRLMRDAPLCDGRPVMIGDDLTDEHAFRAARAMGGAAVLVGPARETAAAYQLESVAALWEWLR, translated from the coding sequence GTGTCTAGGGCATCCCGATCGGCGCGAGGAAAGGATCGACTGCTGCTGGACCGTTCATCCGACCTGCCACCGCCGCCCGCTGCGCTGCTCGACGGCGCGAGCCTGTTCCTCGATTTCGACGGGACGCTGGCGGGGTTCGAGGACGATCCCGAGGCCGTCTTCCTTACCGAGGCCGAACAGGCGCGGCTGTCGGCGCTGTACGAGCGGCTCGACGGGCGGCTGTGCATAATCAGCGGGCGGGCGCTGTCGTCGCTGGAGCAGCGGATCGGGGATGATCGTATCGCGCTGGTGGGATCCCACGGCCTGGAGCGCCGGATCGACGGTCGGACGGAATCCCCCGACGATGGACAGCCCGGACTGGCCGCGGCGAGCGCGAAGATTGCGGCGATCGCGGCCGACGAGGGCGTGCGGTTCGAGGACAAGACATTTGGCGCGGCGCTGCATTTTCGCGAGTGCCCGGACAAGCAGGCGGAACTGCACGAGGTGATCGTTCGCCTGGCGGCCCGCTATGGCCTCGAGGTGCAGGACGGGAACCACGTGATCGAGGTGCGGCTGCCCGGCGGGACCAAGGGCGACGCGCTCGATCGGTTGATGCGCGATGCGCCGCTATGCGATGGAAGGCCGGTGATGATCGGGGACGACCTGACCGACGAACATGCGTTCCGGGCCGCGCGCGCGATGGGCGGCGCGGCAGTACTGGTGGGACCCGCGCGGGAGACCGCGGCAGCCTATCAGCTCGAAAGCGTGGCGGCTTTGTGGGAATGGCTGCGATGA